Proteins encoded by one window of Culicoides brevitarsis isolate CSIRO-B50_1 chromosome 2, AGI_CSIRO_Cbre_v1, whole genome shotgun sequence:
- the LOC134830710 gene encoding probable GDP-L-fucose synthase, with product MEVPSSKKPKSPKRILVTGGTGLVGKAIEAESKHETGDTWIFVGSKDADLTNRSSVVELFKKHSPTHVIHLAAKVGGLYDNMANNLDFLRDNMAMNDNVLSVSHEFHVEKVISCLSTCIFPDKTTYPIDETMIHNGPPHDSNFGYSYAKRLIDITNRAYHEKYGSKFTSIIPCNVFGPHDNYKHETSHVIPGMIHRMYDLLFKENPEVPSEKKSFKVYGSGKPLRQFIYSHDLAKLIIWVVNNYESAEPIILSVDESAEISIRQVAESIAKAFDFKGELYFDTSKADGQYKKTASNKKLRSLYPEFTFTNYDDAINDSVKWFIDNYSTARK from the exons ATGGAAGTCCCCTCATCGAAGAAGCCAAAATCCCCGAAGCGAATTCTCGTCACGGGCGGCACAGGTCTCGTTGGAAAAGCCATCGAAGCAGAATCAAAACACGAAACGGGCGATACGTGGATTTTTGTCGGCTCCAAAGATGCTGATTTGAc AAATCGCTCGTCAGTTgttgaacttttcaaaaaacactCGCCGACGCATGTGATCCATTTGGCAGCGAAAGTTGGAGGACTTTACGACAACATGGCAAACAATTTGGACtttctc cGCGACAACATGGCAATGAACGACAACGTTTTGAGTGTCAGTCACGAATTTCACGTGGAAAAAGTAATTTCGTGTCTTTCGACATGCATTTTTCCCGATAAGACGACATATCCCATCGACGAAACGATGATCCATAATGGCCCGCCTCACGATTCCAATTTCGGTTATAGTTACGCCAAACGACTTATCGATATCACGAATCGAGCGTATCACGAAAAGTACGGCAGTAAATTCACTTCCATTATTCCGTGCAACGTTTTTGGTCCTCATGATAATTACAAGCACGAAACAAGTCACGTCATTCCGGGAATGATTCATCGCATGTACGACTTgctttttaaggaaaatccGGAAGTTCCCTCCGAAAAGAAGTCTTTCAAGGTTTATGGAAGCGGAAAACCGTTgcgacaatttatttattcgcaCGATTTGGCGAAATTGATCATTTGGGTCGTGAATAATTACGAAAGTGCGGAGCCGATAATTCTCTCTGTGGATGAATCTGCGGAAATTTCGATCAGACAAGTAGCGGAAAGTATCGCAAAAGCATTTGATTTCAAGGGAGAACTTTATTTTGATACCTCAAAGGCTGATGGACAATACAAGAAGACTGCATCGAATAAGAAACTTCGTTCTCTTTATCCGGAATTTACATTTACGAACTATGACGATGCAATTAATGATTCGGTCAAATGGTTTATTGATAATTATTCGACAGCAAGGAAGtga
- the LOC134832578 gene encoding inactive serine protease scarface-like, whose protein sequence is MYCVDIETCDQFGVMSPNAISLTPEQEAFRQPLVPCLKPDKTRGVCCRDPNFVDDWPNAVGNDELSQPLPAPSGGSGCPSRNRTAMPDKNTKYDETDFDAGAGEFPWQGAVFDQNDKLLCTCFFTENNTCTTTASCVAKVKPADIKIAVGMYDIANPLKVQEVPSGDKKAQFSPAKYIAYDPKYNPKTKKRDIAVIHMEKEPDYNYYTLPICLDRPKAIPFFKYDDCVVTGWGKKDNTYHWSDVLLLTEEECEELVPGFDREMESCARADHDVCELMDYGSGFQCRMTGKRNKPGDDIYWLKGVYSSTNTCDPKTQIITYSRIEFEEWFDDALWKDPTKFSKING, encoded by the exons ATGTACTGCGTCGACATCGAAACGTGCGATCAATTTGGCGTAATGTCGCCCAATGCGATTTCTCTGACGCCCGAACAAGAAGCCTTTCGTCAACCTTTAGTCCCCTGCTTAAAACCCGACAAAACACGTGGCGTTTGTTGTCGCGATCCCAATTTCGTCGATGATTGGCCAAATGCCGTGGGCAACGATGAATTGTCGCAACCTCTTCCTGCTCCATCAGGCGGAAGTGGATGTCCTTCGAGAAATCGTACTGCCATGCCCGACAAAAACACGAAATATGACGAGACAGATTTCGATGCAGGTGCGGGAGAATTCCCATGGCAAGGAGCTGTCTTCGATCAGAACGATAAATTGCTTTGCACATGCTTCTTCACGGAAAATAACACTTGTACAACGACTGCGAGTTGCGTTGCGAAGGTCAAACCTGCTGATATTAAGATTGCTGTTGGCATGTACGACATTGCGAATCCTTTGAAAGTACAAGAAGTTCCAAGCGGAGACAAAAAAGCACAATTTTCGCCTGC aaaatacaTTGCTTACGATCCGAAATACAATCCAAAGACGAAGAAACGCGATATTGCCGTAATTCATATGGAAAAGGAGCCCGATTATAACTACTATACTCTCCCAATTTGCTTGGATCGCCCAAAAGCTATTCCTTTCTTCAAGTATGATGACTGCGTTGTTACTGGATGGggcaaaaaag acaacacCTACCATTGGTCCGACGTTCTTTTGCTCACGGAAGAAGAATGTGAAGAGCTCGTTCCCGGCTTTGATCGCGAAATGGAGTCTTGCGCTCGTGCCGATCACGATGTTTGTGAATTGATGGATTACGGAAGCGGTTTCCAATGTCGCATGACAGGAAAACGTAACAAGCCCGGAGATGATATCTATTGGCTTAAGGGAGTTTACTCGTCGACAAATACTTGCGATCCGAAAACGCAAATTATTACCTATTCTCGCATCGAGTTCGAAGAATGGTTTGATGATGCTTTGTGGAAAGATCCCACAAAGTTCAGCAAAATCAATGGATAA